From one Ignisphaera cupida genomic stretch:
- a CDS encoding ATP-binding protein, protein MWSWNPRNIGRLVGVITSGARSSIAPVRISREAMDYVKDEMLAVVDDFIEGRRFLGVFKSSTKKDLAIDVNVLPTVFDPEKSHSFSAPLMHSYVEIIGEINPGGGVSLSFAIPRPGSNVYTVDRGDALSNILKLPQGLFIGYHKFANLEINVNPIALDYHIAVLGATGSGKSRLVKAIIEEVLRKVPNYKVIIFDHTGVDYADLSRWVGLEDLVTVIDSSKIVLDPDIITEILSDQMGLKKSDQQEYVYGAVIEYIRSVVEEQANSTRLPIKMRSTGKRDEDTDVEEILRRYKELSSKGLFKWSFSQFVKVLSDYLLSLSARKQTIEKLQLLLYTRVGRGFFEQNLSRRSIVIDDVVRDFLGGNGRRVIIVDLSTEIEYGAKNAIVHQFIRRIWEHILYRRSKANLVAVVDEAHNYCCAYGCDPAKDIIAKTSREGRKWGFGLILSSQRVIDLAPEIRGNINTVFFSRMQTSGDYNELRNWLEGVEYMEYTLPLLSPREFFFTGLGNLLRRPLLVRVRDVS, encoded by the coding sequence TTGTGGAGCTGGAATCCAAGGAATATCGGTAGGCTTGTAGGTGTTATCACATCTGGTGCAAGATCATCGATAGCACCTGTGAGAATTTCTAGAGAGGCAATGGACTATGTGAAGGATGAGATGCTGGCTGTGGTTGACGACTTTATCGAGGGCAGGAGGTTCCTCGGAGTGTTTAAGAGTAGCACTAAAAAGGATCTTGCTATAGATGTAAATGTTCTTCCAACAGTTTTCGATCCCGAGAAAAGCCACAGCTTCTCAGCACCCCTTATGCACAGCTATGTTGAGATCATTGGTGAGATAAACCCTGGTGGTGGGGTGTCCCTCAGCTTTGCGATACCGAGGCCTGGGAGCAATGTATACACGGTTGATAGAGGTGATGCACTATCAAATATACTAAAACTTCCCCAGGGCCTCTTCATAGGCTATCACAAATTCGCTAATCTAGAGATAAATGTTAATCCAATTGCCTTGGACTACCACATAGCTGTTTTGGGTGCTACTGGATCTGGCAAATCTAGATTAGTGAAAGCAATTATCGAAGAGGTTTTGAGAAAGGTGCCAAACTACAAGGTAATCATATTTGATCATACAGGTGTTGACTATGCCGATCTATCTAGATGGGTAGGCCTAGAAGATTTGGTTACAGTTATAGACTCGTCGAAGATAGTTCTAGACCCCGATATCATAACCGAGATTCTTTCTGATCAAATGGGTCTAAAAAAATCTGATCAACAAGAATATGTCTATGGAGCAGTAATCGAATATATTAGAAGTGTCGTTGAGGAGCAAGCTAATTCTACACGTCTACCAATAAAGATGAGGAGCACTGGAAAAAGAGATGAGGACACGGATGTCGAAGAGATTCTGAGGAGATATAAAGAGCTTAGCTCAAAGGGGCTGTTTAAATGGAGCTTTAGCCAGTTTGTTAAAGTCCTCAGCGACTATCTTTTATCTCTGAGTGCTAGGAAACAAACCATTGAGAAGCTTCAGCTACTGCTATACACAAGGGTTGGGAGAGGCTTCTTCGAGCAGAACCTCTCTAGAAGATCTATTGTGATTGACGATGTTGTCAGAGATTTTCTTGGTGGCAATGGTAGAAGAGTTATAATAGTTGATTTGTCTACAGAGATAGAGTATGGAGCTAAGAACGCAATTGTGCACCAATTTATTAGGAGAATATGGGAACACATTCTATACAGAAGAAGTAAAGCTAATTTAGTGGCTGTAGTTGACGAGGCACACAACTATTGCTGTGCATATGGATGCGACCCTGCAAAAGATATTATTGCTAAGACCAGTAGAGAGGGTAGGAAATGGGGATTTGGACTAATTCTATCCTCGCAAAGGGTAATAGATCTTGCACCAGAGATTAGGGGGAACATAAACACTGTTTTCTTCTCAAGGATGCAAACATCTGGAGACTATAACGAGTTGAGGAATTGGCTAGAGGGTGTAGAGTATATGGAGTATACACTTCCACTTCTATCACCAAGGGAATTCTTCTTCACGGGCCTGGGCAACCTACTTAGAAGACCACTTCTGGTGAGGGTCAGAGATGTTTCATGA
- a CDS encoding DNA double-strand break repair nuclease NurA, whose product MFHEDEEVSGRSIELTDENPELTTALVEAARDIINKVYANYAKPALENRDRIRSILEIKRFSGSLEQGSKIVIAVDSTWSKPVLEIVSGVFGVVASGYVVVGPSGTSSYEICRVVSLVGNSEKHINTAIEISAKIMEYDAAAKALDKHSYADMVMLDGSLYFSTRPSFFKPAREVHGDPLENVSNIDELISISSAMLLKLFNKADKAHVPVVGVVKRVSSTFIASYIERSDPELANRLRKLNDKVMLSYVLEPGEYIVISSYLDIFKEHLNIMKRFSKALKHRRIQAILDTIEMCVSEEAGEELKKLCNAMKETAIIFYKPPSDMVYPQAIRLDVYPKSRIDEIVKYVMLNTSQNAVPIPIDYADRFIRLESTSIKRLYSLILNYGIKEKSNALIALGLTNPQKSYLFML is encoded by the coding sequence ATGTTTCATGAAGATGAGGAGGTTTCTGGGAGATCCATAGAGCTAACAGACGAGAATCCAGAGCTCACAACAGCTTTAGTTGAAGCTGCTAGAGACATTATAAACAAGGTCTATGCAAACTATGCAAAGCCTGCTCTAGAGAATAGAGATAGGATCAGAAGTATCCTAGAAATCAAGAGATTCTCTGGGTCTTTGGAGCAAGGCAGTAAAATAGTTATAGCTGTTGATAGTACTTGGAGCAAGCCTGTACTGGAGATAGTATCCGGGGTCTTTGGGGTTGTAGCCTCAGGATATGTTGTTGTTGGCCCTAGCGGCACCTCATCTTATGAGATATGCAGAGTGGTGTCGCTTGTTGGAAATAGTGAAAAACATATTAATACTGCTATAGAGATCTCAGCAAAGATTATGGAGTATGATGCAGCTGCAAAGGCTTTGGATAAGCATAGTTATGCAGATATGGTTATGCTCGACGGATCTCTGTACTTCTCAACACGCCCATCTTTCTTCAAACCAGCTAGAGAGGTACATGGGGATCCCCTGGAGAATGTTTCGAACATCGATGAACTTATTTCGATCAGCTCAGCAATGCTGCTAAAACTGTTTAACAAGGCCGATAAAGCTCATGTGCCTGTTGTTGGAGTTGTTAAAAGGGTTTCAAGCACGTTCATAGCATCTTATATCGAGAGATCAGACCCTGAGCTTGCTAACAGGCTGAGAAAATTAAATGATAAGGTGATGCTCAGCTATGTTCTTGAGCCAGGAGAATACATTGTGATAAGCAGCTATCTAGACATCTTTAAGGAGCATTTAAACATTATGAAGAGATTTTCAAAAGCGTTGAAACATAGAAGAATACAGGCAATATTGGATACAATTGAAATGTGTGTAAGCGAGGAAGCAGGGGAAGAGCTGAAGAAGCTATGCAACGCAATGAAAGAAACAGCAATAATATTCTATAAACCGCCTAGCGACATGGTCTATCCCCAGGCTATAAGACTCGATGTCTACCCTAAATCGAGAATCGATGAGATTGTGAAATATGTGATGCTTAACACATCTCAAAATGCTGTGCCAATACCGATAGACTATGCTGATAGATTTATACGCCTAGAGTCAACATCCATAAAAAGGCTTTACAGTCTCATACTAAATTATGGCATTAAAGAAAAAAGCAATGCATTAATAGCACTTGGGTTAACAAATCCACAAAAAAGCTATTTGTTTATGCTCTGA
- a CDS encoding zinc ribbon domain-containing protein, translated as MNRYGLKFSKRLRRMFKKWRRQIKCYIDWAVRNSIEWLYHRGVRKIFIGYSKYVSQKPGKGSKINFEVMHIWSYGYLLRRVKEVGEEYGIEVEYVDEKDTSRTCPICRAIENHERIYRGLLKCYKHNKVFNADLVGAFNIFSKRRAISPSPALTRVGVTRLRPGARLNRVEARNVAQTSPH; from the coding sequence TTGAATAGATATGGTTTGAAGTTTTCTAAGAGGCTTAGGAGGATGTTTAAGAAGTGGAGAAGGCAGATCAAATGCTACATAGACTGGGCTGTTAGAAACTCTATAGAATGGTTATACCATAGAGGTGTGAGGAAGATATTCATAGGATATTCAAAGTATGTTTCTCAGAAGCCTGGTAAAGGCTCCAAGATAAACTTCGAGGTGATGCATATATGGAGCTATGGCTACTTATTAAGAAGGGTGAAAGAGGTTGGAGAGGAATATGGTATTGAAGTAGAGTATGTTGATGAGAAAGACACATCGAGAACATGCCCAATATGCAGAGCAATAGAAAATCATGAGAGAATATATAGAGGATTGCTCAAATGCTATAAGCATAACAAAGTATTCAACGCAGACCTCGTGGGAGCATTCAACATATTCTCAAAGAGAAGAGCCATATCCCCAAGCCCCGCACTAACCAGGGTAGGGGTAACGCGCCTAAGACCGGGCGCGAGGCTAAACCGGGTGGAGGCCCGGAATGTAGCCCAGACCTCCCCACACTAA
- a CDS encoding ATP-binding cassette domain-containing protein, protein MSVLLLKNVSIAVSEKIVLEDVNMSVEKNDVVFLLGPNGAGKTTLLRALVGFPGYNIVSGRIFFEGEDITNTSMETRVSKGIAIAHQIPPKLMGVRVRQLLEALCHKNKCDVYEIADDLGILHLLDREFGKGFSGGELKRVEIATLLAQKPKLALIDEPDSGVDVDSIEIVAKAIKKVIELSPYKSAIIVTHSALISRYIEPTKVCIIASKAIRACNGKELIDEVFKHGFRELA, encoded by the coding sequence GTGAGTGTGCTATTGCTTAAAAATGTTAGCATAGCTGTTAGTGAGAAAATCGTGCTTGAAGATGTTAATATGTCTGTTGAGAAAAATGATGTTGTGTTTCTTCTAGGTCCCAATGGGGCAGGTAAAACAACTTTGCTAAGAGCTTTAGTGGGTTTTCCTGGTTACAATATTGTGTCTGGTAGAATCTTTTTTGAGGGAGAGGATATAACTAACACTAGTATGGAGACCAGAGTTTCTAAAGGTATTGCCATAGCTCATCAAATACCACCGAAATTAATGGGTGTAAGAGTTAGGCAATTGCTTGAGGCTTTGTGTCACAAGAATAAATGTGATGTGTATGAAATAGCTGATGATCTTGGTATACTGCATCTTCTTGATAGAGAATTTGGCAAGGGCTTTTCAGGTGGTGAGCTTAAAAGAGTTGAAATAGCGACTTTACTAGCACAAAAACCTAAGCTAGCTCTTATAGATGAGCCTGATAGTGGTGTTGATGTTGATTCTATTGAAATTGTGGCTAAAGCAATTAAAAAAGTTATAGAGTTATCTCCTTATAAATCAGCTATAATAGTTACTCACTCTGCATTGATATCGAGATACATAGAGCCTACAAAGGTTTGCATCATAGCTTCCAAAGCCATAAGAGCTTGCAATGGTAAGGAGCTCATAGACGAGGTGTTTAAGCATGGGTTTAGGGAGCTGGCTTAA